Genomic segment of Candidatus Binatia bacterium:
ACGAGCGCAATCGGGAGGGAACGGGCCATGGCCGCTGAGGATCCCGCACGCATCCGCAACGTCATTCTCATCGGACACGGTGGGGTGGGAAAGACGACGCTCGCGGAGGCGATGCTGCTCGCGGCCGGCGCGACCAAGACGCTCGGACGCACGGCGGACGGCACCTCCAACTTCGACACCGAGCCGGAAGAGCAGAAGCGCGGCAGCTCGATCTTCTCGGGCTTCTACCACCTCGAGTGGAAGAAGACGGACGTCAACGTGATCGACGCTCCGGGGGCCGCGTCGTTCATCCACGACGCGAGCAACTGCCTGCGGGCCGCGACCACCGCGGTGCTCGTCATGTCGCCGAACGGCGAGACCCGCGGCGAGGACGAGAAGGTTCTGACCTGGGCCGCCGAGCTGCAGATCCCGCGGATCGCGTTCGTCACCCGCATGGACCGCGAGCGCGCGAGCTTCGAGCAGGCGGTGACCGATCTCGCCGAGGTGCTCGAGCAGAAGCCCGTGCCGGTGCAGATCCCGATCGGCGCCGAGTCGAGCTTCAAGGGCGTGGTCGATCTGCTCAGCAACAAGGCGTGGCTCGTGCACGGCGAGGGCGGCCAGATGCGCGAGGCCGAGATCCCGGCCGACGTCGCGGAGGAGGCGCGCTCGGCGCGCGAGCGGCTCGTCGAGGCGGTCGCCGAGACCAACGACGTGCTGCTCGAGCACTACTTCGACAGCGGCGAGCTCGCGCAGGACGAGCTCGTCACGGGGCTGCGCGAGGCGATTCTCAAGGGCGCGCTCCTGCCGGTGCTGTGCGGCGCGGGTGCCAACGCGGTCGGCGCCGCGACGCTGCTCGACTTCGTCGTCCAGGCCTGTCCGTCGGCCGCCGAGCTGCCGCCCGCGGTCGGCGACGATCCGAAGAGCGGCTCCGAGGTGACGCGCAAGCCGTCGCTCGACGAGCCGTTCTCGGCGCAGATCGTGCGCACCATCATCGACCCGTTCGCGGGCAAGCTGAGCGTCTTCCGCGTGTTCTCGGGTCAGGTCGCGGCCGACAGCACGGTCTACAACTCGACGCGCCAGGTGAAGGAGAAGCTCGGCCACCTGTTCCGCCTCGAGGGCAAGAAGCAGGTGCAGATCCCGCGCGCCGTCGCGGGCGACGTGGTCGCGGTCGCGAAGCTCAAGGACGCCGCGACCGGCGACACGCTGTGCGACGAGAAGGTGCACACGTACTACCCGCGGCTGCGCGACTTCGAGGCGTCGATCTCGTTCGCGCTCGAGGCGAAGAACAAGGGCGAGGAAGACAAGGTCATGGCCGGCCTGCACCGCCTGCAGGAGGAGGACCCGGCCCTGCACCTCGACCGCGACGAGCAGACGAAGGAGATCATCCTCGGCGGCATCGGCCAGCTGCACATCGAGGCGACGATCGAGCGTCTCAAGCGCAAATTCGGCGTCGACGTCGTGCTGAAGGCGCCGAAGGTGCCGTACAAGGAGACGATCCGCGG
This window contains:
- the fusA gene encoding elongation factor G; amino-acid sequence: MAAEDPARIRNVILIGHGGVGKTTLAEAMLLAAGATKTLGRTADGTSNFDTEPEEQKRGSSIFSGFYHLEWKKTDVNVIDAPGAASFIHDASNCLRAATTAVLVMSPNGETRGEDEKVLTWAAELQIPRIAFVTRMDRERASFEQAVTDLAEVLEQKPVPVQIPIGAESSFKGVVDLLSNKAWLVHGEGGQMREAEIPADVAEEARSARERLVEAVAETNDVLLEHYFDSGELAQDELVTGLREAILKGALLPVLCGAGANAVGAATLLDFVVQACPSAAELPPAVGDDPKSGSEVTRKPSLDEPFSAQIVRTIIDPFAGKLSVFRVFSGQVAADSTVYNSTRQVKEKLGHLFRLEGKKQVQIPRAVAGDVVAVAKLKDAATGDTLCDEKVHTYYPRLRDFEASISFALEAKNKGEEDKVMAGLHRLQEEDPALHLDRDEQTKEIILGGIGQLHIEATIERLKRKFGVDVVLKAPKVPYKETIRGKAQAEGKVKKQTGGHGQFAVAWLEVEPLPRGGGFEFVDKIVGGVVPRNFIPAVEKGVREALAQGVVAGYPVVDVRVTLFDGKHHDVDSSEMAFKTAAALGFKAAVEQAKPVLLEPIMALEVQVPEDAMGDVIGDINARRGKVQGVEPRGHNQVIKARVPMAEMLKYGPDLNSMTAGRGSFHIEFSHYEELPAHLVDKVVKEAKRQAEGS